A genomic region of bacterium contains the following coding sequences:
- a CDS encoding aldolase/citrate lyase family protein: MIELRRNRLRELLDADQATLGTHLISSWPSVVELVGLSGMFDYVEFVAEYGPYDLYALENLGRAVELFDHMSAMMKIEQEPRTYLAVRAIGSGIQNVLFSDPRTVEDVEECVSAVRAEAPGSGGRHGVGLRRDVGLVLEAGTPAFVEALDRAVIALMIEKDPAVENLEDLLSVDGVDMVQFGPADYAMSIGLAGQLSHPRVREAEEHVISTALRMGIAPRAELRDREGAERYLDMGVKHFCIGTDVRILFDWFKDAGAGMLDLLGRDPPGRTHGSESYR, encoded by the coding sequence ATGATCGAGTTGCGACGTAACCGGCTGCGGGAACTGCTGGATGCCGATCAGGCGACCCTGGGCACCCATCTCATCAGTTCCTGGCCCTCGGTGGTGGAGTTGGTCGGTCTGTCGGGGATGTTCGACTATGTGGAGTTCGTGGCCGAGTACGGGCCCTACGACCTCTACGCCCTGGAGAACCTGGGCCGGGCGGTCGAGTTGTTCGACCACATGTCGGCCATGATGAAGATCGAGCAGGAGCCGCGTACCTACCTGGCGGTCCGGGCGATCGGCTCGGGCATCCAGAACGTCCTGTTCTCCGATCCCCGTACTGTCGAGGACGTGGAGGAGTGCGTCAGCGCGGTCCGGGCCGAAGCCCCGGGTTCCGGAGGGCGCCACGGCGTCGGCCTCCGCCGCGACGTCGGGCTGGTGCTCGAGGCGGGGACCCCGGCCTTCGTGGAGGCCCTCGACCGGGCCGTGATAGCGCTGATGATCGAGAAGGACCCGGCGGTGGAGAACCTGGAGGATCTCCTCTCCGTGGACGGGGTGGACATGGTCCAGTTCGGCCCGGCGGACTACGCGATGAGCATCGGCCTGGCGGGACAGCTGAGCCACCCGCGGGTCAGGGAGGCGGAGGAACATGTGATCTCCACCGCGCTCCGGATGGGAATCGCTCCGAGAGCCGAGTTGAGGGACCGGGAGGGCGCCGAGCGGTACCTCGACATGGGCGTCAAGCACTTCTGCATCGGGACCGACGTGCGGATCCTCTTCGACTGGTTCAAGGACGCCGGCGCCGGCATGCTGGACCTCCTGGGACGCGACCCACCCGGCCGCACCCACGGATCCGAGTCGTACCGTTAG
- the dgt gene encoding dNTP triphosphohydrolase, producing MSSRQDRLRQSSVGDPREPFQRDRDRVLYSAEFRRLSGVTQVASAGEGDVFHNRLTHSLKVAQVGRRLAERLLKDDEGQAASGSDLDPDVVETAGLAHDLGHPPFGHDGEEVIRQAVDPDDSDGFEGNGQSFRIVTRLAAHADNSPDRDDDSTIHGNAGLNLTRATLNAILKYPWFRHGSEDHPDKWGAYRVDEDRFTWVRSGQNDRQLTLEAELMNWADDVTYAVHDLEDFYRAGLIPLHRLLHQAEQDRFIEAAQKRKKSLREQEGLGRALRTVLGPMRLLDGPYDGGQRQRTIMNEAASSLITQFITEDAIRLCDPSEGRRVKIDPSIRLQVDLLKEVTYYYVISHPRLVSVREGQRAMVRKLFDIYLEVLEEKRNQALLPQATRDRLEDGDGPHRLAADLLAAMTERQVIQTYQRFTGIISTPTAYFDF from the coding sequence TTGAGCAGTCGGCAAGACCGACTCCGCCAATCAAGCGTCGGTGATCCGCGAGAGCCGTTTCAGCGGGATCGCGACCGAGTTCTGTACTCCGCGGAGTTCCGTCGTCTCAGCGGGGTCACCCAGGTCGCGTCGGCTGGCGAGGGGGACGTCTTCCATAACCGCCTGACGCATTCGTTGAAAGTCGCACAGGTCGGTCGCCGACTCGCCGAGCGGTTGCTTAAGGACGATGAGGGTCAAGCCGCATCTGGTAGTGACCTCGATCCCGACGTGGTCGAGACGGCCGGCCTTGCCCATGACCTGGGGCATCCTCCGTTCGGCCACGATGGTGAGGAAGTTATACGCCAAGCTGTGGACCCAGACGATTCCGATGGATTCGAAGGCAACGGGCAGTCCTTTCGCATCGTCACGCGGCTTGCTGCCCATGCAGACAACAGCCCGGACCGCGACGATGACAGCACAATCCACGGCAATGCCGGCCTCAATCTCACGCGCGCGACACTCAACGCGATTCTCAAGTACCCATGGTTCCGGCACGGTTCGGAAGACCATCCTGATAAGTGGGGTGCTTACCGGGTCGACGAGGATCGTTTCACCTGGGTCCGGTCTGGCCAGAACGATCGTCAACTAACCCTGGAGGCCGAGTTGATGAACTGGGCCGACGACGTCACCTATGCAGTTCATGATTTGGAGGACTTCTACCGAGCGGGCCTAATCCCTCTGCACAGGCTATTGCACCAAGCCGAGCAGGACCGGTTCATCGAGGCCGCTCAGAAGAGGAAGAAGTCATTGAGAGAGCAAGAGGGATTGGGGAGGGCGCTCAGAACGGTGCTCGGACCCATGAGATTGCTAGACGGACCCTACGACGGCGGTCAACGGCAACGGACGATAATGAACGAAGCAGCGTCTTCGTTGATAACCCAATTCATAACGGAGGATGCGATCCGGCTCTGTGATCCGTCAGAGGGTCGGCGGGTAAAGATAGACCCCAGCATTCGTCTCCAGGTCGATCTTCTCAAAGAGGTGACGTACTACTACGTCATCAGCCATCCCCGTCTGGTCAGCGTCCGTGAAGGACAACGGGCGATGGTGCGCAAACTCTTCGATATCTACCTCGAGGTGCTGGAGGAGAAGAGGAACCAGGCATTGCTGCCCCAGGCAACGCGTGACCGTCTTGAGGACGGCGACGGCCCGCACCGGTTGGCTGCCGATCTGCTGGCGGCCATGACCGAACGCCAGGTGATCCAGACCTATCAGCGGTTCACCGGGATCATCTCAACTCCAACCGCCTACTTTGACTTCTAG